The sequence CCCGCCATGTACACATCGTGATGTTCGTCGCGAGCATCATCGGCCAGCTTTTTCACGTAGGCAAAGGCCTCACCGTAATCGAGACGCTGCTCGATAAAGGTTGCGGTAATCAGCGTAGCGGTTTCATCTTCAGAGATCAGAAAGCGTCGCGCATTGGGCGACTTGCGAACATTGTCTTTAAAGAGCTGCACTTCTTCAGCGGTGGCCGGAACCGTATCGCCCATCAGCGGCTGTGCATCGATACCAAAGGGCGTCGCTTCTGCGTAGCGGGCTTTCTCGGAGGCAATAGAAAGAATCTGGTCGTGGTCAACGCCGGGTGACAAGTCGATGTCACGCGTCAGGTCCCACACTTTTGCCAGGGTTTCCGGGTTATAAATATCGCCGTTTTTATTTTTCACCATCAGGGTGAATGTCAGCGGATTACCGAAATTCGGATGGTCTTTAAAAACGTGAATAAAAGGATCATCTTTCGGCAGCAGATCAGAAAAGATCGTTTCCAATCTGACGTTCTTCAGACCTGCGGCAAAGAACAGAGTTACTGCCAGGAATAACAGCGACGCAATAACGCGATGCTGTAATACGGCCATGGCAATTCGGCCTCGAATATTATTCATTTCGCCAGTCCTTCAACACCGTAAAGCAGGCAATGCTCTACGTATTATTTTTTTAGTTCATGCAAACCGGATGCATTCAGATTAGTCACTTCTTCACAAGTCGGTAATGCGCGTTCCCGACCCTTTTCCTGTTAATTTACGACAGGCCAAAAAGTGCTTATGAAATAAATGCTTGTGATGATTTTCACGCCGATTCTCTTCTTATATTTGTTATTCTTTTTAATCATTTTCGGGGCATTCTCCAGCCGCCAAAAACCCACAGCAAAGCCGCCGTTTTGGAAAATAGAGAAGTCCTTTTCGAAAAAAAAGTATGCGCCGCCTCAAGCGGAGCTAACACTACCCGTTAGGGTAGTCGTCAACTCTGCTCGACGTTCGCCGTCAGGAGGCGAAGTCATACACGTGGTTTTTCTGCTCTTTAAATAATTCAAAGCAAAAACGTGCCTGGGGCTTTTCCGATGCCGTTTTGGGAATTTCCGACAGCACCTGAATAAAGCTTGGCAACTCGGTGCGCCCCAACGACTGACGACAGTGCTGCAGCAGCTTTTCCGGCTGGAAAAGGCAGGCATCAACCGGCACCACCGCGGCAATCACATCTTTCTCACCCGGCACACCGCTCAGCGCGGGAATACCGTAGACAAAGACATCGGCCACATCGTCGTACTCGGCAATGGTTTTTTCGATTTTCGCGGTATCGATAAACTCGCCATTGCGACGAATTTCATCGCCTTTGCGGCTATCGAAATAGAACCAGCCATCTTGATCACGATGACCGATATCGCCCGTGAAAAATACACCGCTTTGCACTTTTTTCGCAGAGGCTTCGGGATTTTTGAAGTAGGTCACGGCCAGCTCCGGCAAGCCGGGAGCCGCTTCAAAAACAATTTCACCGCGCTCACCCGGCGCACATTCACGGCCATCCTCGTCAATCACCCGTGCAATCAGGTTTGCCGGTGGCTTACCGATACTGCCGACCGGGCCGCCCGGAGGATTGAAAATCATGCCGCCTTCGGCAGCGCCGTAGAACTCGAACAGCTCAACATCGAAGCGCTTTTTGAAATCTTCCCAGATCGCTGCGGGCATACCCGCGCTGAGGATATAGCGCACCGGATTGTCGGCGTCATCGGGACGTCGCGGCTCACTGTAAATGGCCGTGGTCATACCGCCCAGCAGATTGAACATGGTGCAGCCGTAGTGACGACAGATATCCCACAGTCGCGACTTGGAGAAACGACGGCTGATAACCCCGCGCATTTCCATTTTCAGTACATTGCCCAAGGTAATGAGCTGCGCATTGGCGTGGGTCAGCGACAGGCCCGTGTAGGGACGATCATCCTCACGCATATCAATCATCGGACCGATGGAGGCCACATTGTCGAAGCGCAGATACGGAGCGCGAATGGCTTTCGGATCGCCCGTCGTCCCCGAGGTGTAGAGCATCTGCATGACTTCTTCCGGGCTGTCTACCCGACATTCACGCTCGGTGTAATCACCGGCAATCACCTGCTCGTAGGCTTCAACGCGAGGGTCGCTGGGCAGCGTCACTTTTTCGCCGGTATCCATGACCCAGATCCAACGGATCTGCGGCATGTTTTTGCACACCTCGTACACGCGGTTAAAGCAGTAGTCGGCACAGAACACGCCGGAACATTCCGCCCAGTCGAGCATGTAGTGAAGACGATCCCCGCCGGTGCGTGGATCGATGGGAACGAATACCGTGCCCGCCAGTGAGCTGCCTACCATGGCGTCGATAAACTCGGGGTGGTTCTGCATTACCAGCGCAAAACTGCTGCCTTTTTCCATGTCTCGCTCGAGCAACGCCTGATTGATTCGCTGCCCTTGCTCCCACAACTGGCGATAGCTGCGGATTTCGTCTTCGAAATCACCGGCGGGATTGATATTGACGAAGGTCAATACATCCAAGTCCGGGTTTTTCTGCATCTTGGCTTCAATTAAGTTCGCCAGAATCGCTTGATCTTTCATTGCTTCCCCCCGCTTTTATTCTTTTGACAGAACGCTCAACACCAGCGCGGCGGCATCACTGCCGATATAACCACCGCCGTTCTCTGCCAGCGCATGTCGAGCACCATCGACCTGACGGTCTCCGGCCTCACCGCGCAATTGGGTGACCAGTTCAACAATCTGTGCAGCGCCGGTGGCACCAATCGGGTGCCCTTTGCGCATCAGGCCACCGGAGGTATTTACCGGCACCTTGCCGCCCAGCGTGGAATCTCCGCGAGCGACGAAATCGCCGCCCTCGCCATCGCCGCACAGGCCCAGATACTCGTAATATTTGATTTCAGAAATAGCGGAAGCGTCGTGCAGCTCCACGCAGTCAATATCGTCGGCGCCGACACCCGCCTGCTCGTAGATCGCGGCAGCGGCTTGCGGCACCATTTCATCTTCGCCTTCGGCACGGTCCCAGCCGCTGTGCAGGCTAGATGCCTTAACACGCACGCAACGCGACATGCCCAATTCTTTGGCTTTCTTCTCACTGACCAGCACAACCGCCGCCGCGCCATCGCCGATGGGCGCGCACATGGGCAAGGTCAGTGGCGAGACAATTTCCCGCGCCGCCAGTACCTGCTCAATTGAGACGCGATCACGGAATTGCGACAGGGGGTTGAGGCTGCCGTGGAAGGAGTTTTTGGCAGAAACCGCCGCCAACTGCTCGGGGCTGGTGCCGTAGCGGTGCATATGCTCCCGCGCCCAAGTGGCATAGATATCGATAAAGATGGAGCGCGTGATGCCTGCCTGACTCATGTCCAGTTCAGCACCAATCGCCTCGTTGCGGGTTTTCAAACCCGCTTTGATGGCGTCGATCTGGTCGACATCAATCGCACCGGTAAAAACCGAGAACGTCTTTTCTTTATCTTTGTGGTACAGCTTTTCATAGCCGCACACCAGCACCACGTCGTACACCCCGAGGGTGACCATCGTAGCCGCCTGTTGAAAGGCCGTTGCCGACGTGGCGCAGGCGTTTTCCACATTGATGACGGGAATACGGCCAATGCCCATGTTGCGCAGCACCACCTGACCCGGCACACACACTTGGCCGGTGATGACACCTGCAGCGGCATTGCCCATATAGGCGGCGCCGAGATCCTTGGCGCCGATACCGGCATCTTTTAATG comes from Spongiibacter tropicus DSM 19543 and encodes:
- a CDS encoding AMP-binding protein — translated: MKDQAILANLIEAKMQKNPDLDVLTFVNINPAGDFEDEIRSYRQLWEQGQRINQALLERDMEKGSSFALVMQNHPEFIDAMVGSSLAGTVFVPIDPRTGGDRLHYMLDWAECSGVFCADYCFNRVYEVCKNMPQIRWIWVMDTGEKVTLPSDPRVEAYEQVIAGDYTERECRVDSPEEVMQMLYTSGTTGDPKAIRAPYLRFDNVASIGPMIDMREDDRPYTGLSLTHANAQLITLGNVLKMEMRGVISRRFSKSRLWDICRHYGCTMFNLLGGMTTAIYSEPRRPDDADNPVRYILSAGMPAAIWEDFKKRFDVELFEFYGAAEGGMIFNPPGGPVGSIGKPPANLIARVIDEDGRECAPGERGEIVFEAAPGLPELAVTYFKNPEASAKKVQSGVFFTGDIGHRDQDGWFYFDSRKGDEIRRNGEFIDTAKIEKTIAEYDDVADVFVYGIPALSGVPGEKDVIAAVVPVDACLFQPEKLLQHCRQSLGRTELPSFIQVLSEIPKTASEKPQARFCFELFKEQKNHVYDFAS
- a CDS encoding thiolase family protein, with translation MKQKAYIAGVGMTPFGNAIDQSLSQLATTAINEALKDAGIGAKDLGAAYMGNAAAGVITGQVCVPGQVVLRNMGIGRIPVINVENACATSATAFQQAATMVTLGVYDVVLVCGYEKLYHKDKEKTFSVFTGAIDVDQIDAIKAGLKTRNEAIGAELDMSQAGITRSIFIDIYATWAREHMHRYGTSPEQLAAVSAKNSFHGSLNPLSQFRDRVSIEQVLAAREIVSPLTLPMCAPIGDGAAAVVLVSEKKAKELGMSRCVRVKASSLHSGWDRAEGEDEMVPQAAAAIYEQAGVGADDIDCVELHDASAISEIKYYEYLGLCGDGEGGDFVARGDSTLGGKVPVNTSGGLMRKGHPIGATGAAQIVELVTQLRGEAGDRQVDGARHALAENGGGYIGSDAAALVLSVLSKE